The following proteins are co-located in the Microcystis wesenbergii NRERC-220 genome:
- a CDS encoding DUF433 domain-containing protein codes for MYKISVNPQIHFGKPCIEGTRITVQSVLELLNEGLSFSIIIQDYYPDLQIEDIRACLQYAIALVAAEDIKLVSA; via the coding sequence ATGTATAAAATTTCTGTTAACCCTCAAATTCATTTTGGGAAGCCCTGCATAGAAGGGACGCGCATCACTGTGCAGAGTGTTCTTGAGTTGCTAAATGAGGGACTCTCTTTCAGTATAATTATTCAGGATTATTACCCTGATTTACAAATTGAAGACATTCGTGCTTGTCTGCAATATGCTATCGCTTTAGTAGCGGCTGAAGACATTAAACTCGTGTCGGCTTAA